In Jejubacter calystegiae, the following are encoded in one genomic region:
- a CDS encoding sugar phosphate isomerase/epimerase family protein has product MPLTLSLNTNPLVNRIARPEALIDCIAREIRLRDVQLTHEFINPSWPASTLNALIRRTRARLAHTGVRITSGMTGPYGRLNHFGHPDPAVRRYYIDWFKIFADMIAELGGSAVGSQFAIFSWEDFNDPARREAQITCAIDCWAEVAEHAKAAGLRYLFWEPMSIGREFGETIPASLALQNRLNEAGLAIPMWMMADIDHGDVTSSSPDDYDPYAWATAVPRCSPIIHIKQSMMDKSGHRPFTARYNANGRIQPQALLDALARGGARDNELCLELSFKEREPADSNVIADIAESVAFWAPWVETGANDLN; this is encoded by the coding sequence ATGCCGCTAACGCTCTCGCTCAATACCAATCCGTTGGTTAACCGCATCGCCAGACCGGAAGCGTTGATTGACTGCATCGCCAGAGAGATTCGGCTACGCGATGTTCAGCTCACGCACGAATTTATTAATCCTTCCTGGCCTGCCTCAACCCTTAACGCGCTCATCCGTCGTACCCGGGCGCGCCTGGCGCACACCGGGGTGCGCATCACCTCGGGCATGACCGGCCCCTATGGCCGCCTGAACCACTTCGGCCATCCGGATCCGGCGGTACGCCGCTACTACATCGACTGGTTTAAAATCTTTGCCGATATGATTGCCGAGCTGGGCGGCAGCGCTGTCGGCTCGCAGTTCGCCATCTTTAGCTGGGAGGATTTCAACGACCCGGCGCGGCGCGAAGCCCAAATCACCTGCGCCATCGACTGCTGGGCCGAGGTAGCGGAGCACGCCAAAGCAGCCGGACTACGCTATCTGTTCTGGGAGCCGATGAGCATCGGCCGGGAATTCGGCGAAACCATTCCGGCAAGCCTGGCGCTGCAAAACCGGCTTAACGAGGCGGGGCTGGCGATTCCGATGTGGATGATGGCCGATATCGACCACGGCGACGTCACCTCCAGCAGCCCCGACGATTACGACCCTTACGCCTGGGCTACAGCCGTACCGCGCTGCTCGCCCATTATCCATATCAAACAGAGTATGATGGATAAAAGCGGGCATCGACCCTTTACCGCCCGCTATAATGCCAACGGCCGTATCCAACCACAAGCGCTGCTCGATGCGCTGGCCCGTGGCGGCGCCCGGGATAACGAACTCTGCCTTGAACTGAGCTTTAAAGAGCGCGAACCCGCGGACAGCAACGTCATTGCCGATATCGCTGAGAGCGTCGCCTTCTGGGCCCCCTGGGTAGAGACCGGCGCCAACGACCTGAATTAA
- a CDS encoding sugar ABC transporter ATP-binding protein: MQATLTSSDNFRDDVVLAARDISKVYGSTHALKGVNFDIRRGQVTTLFGENGAGKSTLMKVLSGVITPSSGEILLDGQLVTFSSSTQAREQGISIIHQELNLAPNMNVRDNIFVGREIMGPTGVDFAEEERLTRQLMAELEEEIDPLTPVEDLRLGQQQIVEIARALSVNARILIMDEPTSALSAAEVEVLFKIIHDLTSRGVAIVYISHHLEEALEITDRAVVLRDGEMTASANRNEIDLQWIVRHMVGEHFDLGAPPEGYPFGEVALSVESLSVPGPGGHMAVDDLSLEVRAGEIVCIYGLMGAGRTELMECIAGKLRAGHGRVQLLGEDVSDFSIARRIESGLALVPEDRQRDGLVQTMSVGENLSLASISEFIRSLVLSPRREKQLVDDSIRNVTVKTAGGSAAIGSLSGGNQQKVVIGKILATRPQVILLDEPSRGIDIGAKAEVFRLLAENARKGLAVVYSTSEVGECLSVAHRIIVMSKGRISAVFDSSVSKERIMAASGESVAA; the protein is encoded by the coding sequence ATGCAGGCAACCTTAACGTCATCCGATAACTTCCGGGACGATGTGGTACTGGCAGCCCGGGATATCAGCAAAGTTTACGGTTCGACCCACGCCCTGAAGGGAGTCAACTTCGATATTCGTCGCGGCCAGGTCACCACGCTGTTCGGTGAAAACGGCGCCGGTAAATCGACGCTGATGAAAGTGCTTTCTGGCGTGATCACTCCCAGTTCCGGTGAAATTCTGCTGGATGGCCAGCTGGTGACCTTTTCATCCAGCACTCAGGCTCGGGAGCAGGGGATCTCGATTATTCATCAGGAGCTAAACCTGGCGCCCAATATGAACGTGCGCGACAACATCTTTGTCGGCCGGGAGATTATGGGGCCCACCGGGGTCGATTTTGCCGAAGAGGAGCGCCTGACCCGTCAGTTGATGGCGGAGCTGGAAGAGGAGATTGACCCTCTGACGCCAGTGGAAGATCTGCGCCTGGGTCAGCAGCAGATTGTGGAGATCGCCCGGGCGCTGTCGGTGAATGCCCGGATCCTGATTATGGATGAACCCACCTCGGCGCTTAGCGCCGCCGAAGTCGAGGTGTTGTTTAAGATAATCCACGATCTCACCAGCCGCGGCGTGGCGATTGTTTATATCTCTCACCATCTGGAAGAGGCGCTCGAAATTACCGATCGGGCGGTAGTGCTACGCGATGGTGAGATGACCGCTTCCGCTAACCGCAATGAAATCGATCTGCAGTGGATTGTGCGCCATATGGTGGGGGAGCACTTCGACCTGGGGGCGCCGCCGGAAGGCTACCCCTTCGGTGAGGTGGCGCTAAGCGTGGAGTCGCTCAGCGTTCCCGGCCCCGGCGGGCATATGGCGGTGGACGATCTTTCGCTGGAAGTGCGGGCCGGGGAGATCGTCTGTATCTACGGCCTGATGGGCGCCGGTCGTACCGAGCTGATGGAGTGCATTGCCGGAAAACTGCGGGCCGGTCACGGTCGCGTGCAGCTATTGGGCGAAGATGTCTCGGATTTCAGCATCGCCCGGCGTATCGAAAGCGGGCTGGCGCTGGTGCCGGAAGACCGCCAGCGCGATGGTCTGGTACAGACCATGTCGGTGGGCGAGAACCTGTCGCTGGCCAGCATCAGTGAATTTATCCGTAGCCTGGTTCTGTCGCCGCGCCGTGAAAAGCAGCTGGTGGATGACTCTATTCGTAACGTCACGGTGAAGACCGCCGGCGGCAGCGCGGCCATTGGGTCACTTTCCGGCGGGAATCAGCAGAAGGTGGTGATTGGCAAAATCCTGGCGACCCGGCCGCAGGTGATTCTGCTGGACGAGCCGAGCCGCGGCATTGATATCGGCGCCAAAGCCGAGGTGTTTCGTCTGCTGGCGGAAAATGCCCGTAAGGGGCTGGCGGTGGTCTATTCCACCTCTGAAGTGGGCGAATGCCTGAGCGTGGCGCACCGGATCATCGTGATGAGTAAAGGGCGCATCAGCGCCGTCTTTGACTCCTCTGTTTCTAAAGAACGCATTATGGCCGCCTCCGGTGAGTCCGTGGCCGCCTGA
- a CDS encoding FGGY-family carbohydrate kinase produces the protein MDNRDIILGIDSGTSVVKAVAFSLEGEQLSCTSVRNRYWRQRDGAALQDMQQTWDDCCQAMRMLSDELPNLAQRVVAVSVTGQGDGTWLVGRDNRPVGDAWIWLDARAADTVHQLEQHELALARFQATGTGLNTCQQGAQLACMDSRYPQLLDGAEVALHCKDWLYLNLTGVRATDPSEASFTFGNYRTRRYDDIVIDALGLNHRRALLPEILDGTQTPHPLTEEAARTTGLRPGTPVCLGFVDMVMTALGAGVDTGDDDTACSVIGSTGVHMRAVSDRQVWLNPQRTGYVITLPSPGRVTQVQTNMASTLNLDWLLNMARSLVEQFGGKADHADMVARLDDWLTAAQPGGLMYHPYISIAGERGPFVNANARASFIGLCYTHGFADLVRAVIEGMALAARDCYRAMGSDAPRELRLSGGAIRSPQLRSIVAACTGAPVRNSAREEAGAAGAAMMAAVAIGAYPTMASCVDTWVTPLLGEQEPPCPDLMARYNTLDVSYQQTRELLPPVWSALQQLAQQPD, from the coding sequence ATGGACAACCGTGACATTATTTTGGGTATCGATTCCGGTACTTCGGTGGTTAAGGCCGTGGCCTTCAGCCTGGAAGGAGAACAACTGAGCTGCACCTCGGTGCGTAACCGCTACTGGCGCCAGCGCGACGGCGCCGCCCTGCAGGATATGCAGCAAACCTGGGACGACTGCTGTCAGGCCATGCGTATGCTTAGCGACGAGCTGCCCAATCTGGCCCAGCGGGTCGTGGCGGTCTCCGTCACCGGTCAGGGAGACGGCACCTGGCTTGTGGGGCGCGATAACCGCCCAGTGGGCGATGCCTGGATCTGGCTGGACGCCCGGGCCGCCGATACCGTGCATCAGCTCGAACAGCACGAACTGGCCCTGGCCCGCTTCCAGGCGACCGGCACCGGCCTGAATACCTGTCAGCAGGGGGCGCAGCTCGCCTGTATGGACAGCCGCTATCCTCAACTGCTTGATGGCGCCGAAGTCGCCCTGCACTGCAAGGACTGGCTCTATCTGAACCTGACCGGCGTGCGGGCCACCGATCCGTCGGAAGCCAGCTTTACCTTCGGCAACTACCGCACCCGGCGCTATGACGACATCGTGATTGATGCGCTGGGGCTCAATCACCGCCGCGCGCTGCTGCCAGAGATTCTGGACGGCACGCAGACCCCCCATCCCCTGACGGAAGAAGCGGCCCGCACCACCGGGTTACGCCCCGGCACGCCGGTCTGTCTGGGGTTTGTCGATATGGTGATGACCGCCCTCGGCGCGGGGGTGGATACCGGCGATGATGACACCGCCTGCTCGGTAATTGGTTCCACCGGCGTGCATATGCGCGCCGTCAGCGATCGGCAGGTCTGGCTGAACCCCCAGCGCACCGGCTACGTGATAACGCTCCCTTCCCCGGGGCGAGTCACCCAGGTGCAGACCAATATGGCCTCTACCCTGAACCTTGACTGGCTGCTGAATATGGCCCGTTCGCTGGTGGAACAGTTCGGCGGCAAGGCCGACCACGCCGATATGGTGGCGCGGCTGGACGACTGGCTGACCGCCGCACAACCTGGCGGCCTGATGTATCACCCCTATATCTCCATCGCCGGCGAACGCGGCCCCTTTGTTAATGCCAACGCCAGGGCCAGTTTCATTGGGCTGTGTTACACCCACGGTTTTGCCGATCTGGTGCGTGCGGTGATTGAGGGAATGGCGCTGGCCGCCCGGGACTGCTACCGGGCCATGGGCAGCGATGCGCCCCGGGAGCTCCGGCTTTCGGGGGGCGCCATCCGTTCGCCCCAGCTTCGAAGCATCGTCGCCGCCTGTACCGGCGCGCCGGTACGCAACAGCGCCCGGGAAGAGGCGGGAGCTGCCGGCGCCGCCATGATGGCTGCCGTCGCCATTGGCGCTTACCCCACCATGGCGAGCTGTGTCGATACCTGGGTGACGCCGCTACTGGGCGAGCAGGAACCGCCCTGCCCCGACCTGATGGCACGCTACAACACCCTGGATGTCAGCTACCAGCAAACCCGCGAGCTGCTGCCGCCTGTCTGGTCGGCGCTACAGCAGCTCGCGCAACAACCGGATTAG
- a CDS encoding sugar-binding transcriptional regulator, with protein sequence MSTEESLVLRAAWLHFVGGLTQAEVAKRLGLPSVKTHRMIARAVAEGAVKVSIDGDIVECIELENQLRQRYGLAECRIAPDLGENGLPERTLGMAGAEYLKSLLSRGELKTLGLGHGRTLSAMVHQMPRMEVPDIQVVSLLGCLTRNYALNPHDVMHRIAAKTGAMAYMMPVPFFANTAEDREVLLAQRGVSEVFRMAAEADYKLVGIGTVEPATQLVESGMLEQRDMLAIARDGGEGEILGHFVDRRGNILHTTLTDRILAVPLSLQRKERIVALAGGPGKIGALRAVLNSGLLHGLITDEKSARALVDNAE encoded by the coding sequence ATGAGCACGGAAGAGTCACTGGTCCTGCGCGCCGCCTGGCTGCACTTTGTGGGCGGCCTGACCCAGGCCGAGGTGGCAAAACGTCTGGGACTCCCCTCAGTCAAAACCCACAGGATGATTGCCAGAGCGGTGGCGGAAGGCGCGGTAAAAGTCTCTATCGATGGCGACATCGTGGAGTGTATTGAACTGGAAAACCAGTTGCGCCAGCGTTACGGTCTGGCGGAGTGCCGCATCGCGCCGGACCTGGGGGAAAACGGCCTGCCGGAGCGCACGCTCGGCATGGCCGGCGCCGAATACCTGAAATCGCTGCTGTCGCGCGGCGAACTGAAAACCCTGGGGCTGGGCCATGGCCGTACGCTGTCGGCGATGGTGCATCAAATGCCACGAATGGAAGTGCCCGATATCCAGGTGGTTTCGCTGCTGGGCTGTCTGACCCGCAACTACGCCCTGAATCCCCACGACGTCATGCACCGTATCGCCGCAAAGACCGGCGCCATGGCCTATATGATGCCGGTGCCCTTCTTCGCCAATACCGCTGAAGACCGCGAAGTGCTGCTGGCCCAGCGCGGCGTCAGCGAGGTATTCCGGATGGCGGCGGAAGCGGACTATAAGCTGGTAGGTATCGGCACCGTTGAACCTGCAACCCAACTGGTGGAATCCGGCATGCTGGAGCAGCGCGATATGCTGGCCATCGCCCGGGACGGCGGCGAAGGCGAGATCCTAGGCCATTTTGTGGACAGGCGCGGCAATATCCTGCACACCACCCTGACCGATCGCATCCTTGCCGTTCCCCTGTCGCTGCAACGCAAGGAGCGCATCGTCGCCCTGGCGGGCGGCCCCGGAAAGATCGGCGCTCTGCGGGCAGTGCTTAACAGCGGGCTGCTGCACGGGCTGATTACCGATGAGAAAAGTGCCCGGGCGCTGGTAGATAACGCGGAATAA
- a CDS encoding gluconate:H+ symporter, translating to MSPALALLWVLVGIGLLVIMNVKYKVHNIFALLIAGLFVAIMEGVPFDKIVSMVQQGLGGIMGHLALIIIFGAIIGKFMTESGASQQIADTVIRHCGTRFLAIGLMFIGVIFGIAMFYEVAFLIAMPLVLNIASKANIPWMKLVIPTVVGATMGHSLFPPQPGPVALVSAFQADIVQVYLYGVLVIIPALFCAGILLPAFLPGIRDMKLNAMIKPQEEKPAHQLPSFAISISIPLIPALLMIASSLIHSLLGAESGVAKFFEFLGSAEISMLLATGAAIWLLGIRRGMNAGQVNGCVSDSVAKIANVLFVISAGGILKQVIIDSGVGDHIVTVMSHVNLSPFIIAWLITAIIRILTGQGAVAAITSAGIVSPMVGAFNLNPALMCLAVACGSNTITLMYDGGFLLFKETFGISMRDTFKTWGLLELINSVVGLMMVLLLSLFIS from the coding sequence ATGTCTCCAGCTTTGGCTTTGCTCTGGGTTCTGGTAGGGATTGGGTTACTGGTTATTATGAACGTGAAATATAAGGTTCATAATATCTTCGCGTTGTTAATTGCCGGATTATTTGTGGCAATAATGGAAGGGGTGCCTTTCGATAAAATCGTCTCCATGGTCCAGCAGGGGCTGGGCGGTATTATGGGGCACCTGGCGCTGATTATTATCTTCGGTGCCATTATCGGTAAATTTATGACGGAGTCGGGCGCCAGCCAGCAGATTGCCGATACGGTTATCAGGCATTGTGGCACCCGTTTTCTGGCCATTGGCCTGATGTTTATCGGCGTTATCTTCGGTATCGCCATGTTTTATGAAGTGGCGTTCCTGATAGCCATGCCGCTGGTGCTGAATATCGCCAGTAAGGCGAATATTCCCTGGATGAAACTGGTGATCCCAACGGTTGTGGGCGCCACTATGGGCCACAGCCTGTTCCCGCCGCAGCCCGGCCCGGTGGCGCTGGTCAGCGCTTTCCAGGCTGATATCGTGCAGGTTTATCTCTATGGCGTTCTGGTGATTATTCCGGCGCTGTTCTGTGCCGGGATTCTGTTGCCTGCCTTCCTGCCCGGCATTCGCGATATGAAGCTGAACGCGATGATCAAACCTCAGGAGGAAAAACCGGCGCACCAGTTGCCTTCGTTTGCTATCAGCATCTCGATTCCGCTGATTCCAGCCCTGCTGATGATTGCGTCGTCGCTGATTCATTCGCTGCTGGGAGCGGAGTCCGGCGTGGCGAAGTTTTTTGAGTTCCTGGGCAGCGCCGAAATCAGCATGCTGCTGGCGACCGGTGCCGCCATCTGGCTGCTGGGCATCCGTCGCGGTATGAACGCCGGTCAGGTTAACGGCTGTGTGAGCGATTCGGTGGCGAAAATCGCCAACGTGCTGTTTGTGATCAGCGCCGGTGGCATACTGAAGCAGGTGATTATCGACTCCGGCGTGGGCGACCATATCGTCACAGTAATGAGCCACGTGAATCTGTCGCCCTTTATCATCGCATGGCTTATCACCGCCATCATTCGTATTCTGACCGGTCAGGGCGCGGTAGCGGCCATTACTTCTGCCGGGATCGTCTCCCCGATGGTGGGCGCCTTTAACCTGAATCCAGCGCTGATGTGTCTGGCGGTGGCCTGCGGCAGCAATACCATTACCCTGATGTACGACGGCGGTTTCCTGCTGTTTAAAGAGACTTTCGGCATTTCGATGCGCGATACCTTTAAAACCTGGGGGCTGCTGGAGCTGATTAATTCGGTGGTGGGGCTGATGATGGTGTTGCTGCTGAGTCTGTTTATCTCCTGA
- a CDS encoding alpha/beta fold hydrolase — translation MNAFFSSTANCDVRWQDLPGSGAPLIFIHGLGCASSYEYPRVVTDPMFRGRRAILVDLPGCGYSQKPKNYSYSISDQARVVAELVEYLGLAQCFLYGHSMGGSISIEAAEYLGERLSGLVVSEPNFHPGGGFFSQQICSHSEDEFVNGIWQSMITRDTGPWAGSLAVDAPWAVWRGAASLIAGSNWYERFVALPVAKQLLVGEHSLPDEDFATLTASGISTLILADCGHCMSWENPEALAHALANFCR, via the coding sequence ATGAACGCTTTCTTTTCCTCCACGGCAAACTGCGATGTCCGCTGGCAGGATTTACCGGGAAGCGGCGCACCGCTTATTTTTATTCATGGTCTGGGATGCGCCTCTTCGTACGAATATCCACGTGTTGTCACAGACCCCATGTTCAGAGGTAGAAGAGCAATACTGGTCGATTTACCCGGTTGCGGGTATAGCCAAAAACCGAAGAATTATAGCTATTCGATTTCCGATCAGGCTCGGGTCGTGGCGGAACTGGTGGAATACCTGGGATTAGCACAATGCTTCCTGTATGGACACAGCATGGGAGGCAGCATCAGCATTGAGGCAGCCGAATACCTCGGAGAACGGTTATCAGGGCTGGTTGTCTCCGAGCCCAATTTTCATCCCGGAGGAGGATTTTTCAGCCAGCAAATCTGTAGTCACAGCGAAGATGAATTTGTTAACGGAATCTGGCAGAGCATGATAACCCGGGATACCGGCCCATGGGCTGGAAGTCTGGCAGTAGATGCCCCCTGGGCAGTGTGGCGCGGTGCAGCCAGTCTGATAGCAGGCAGCAACTGGTACGAGCGTTTCGTTGCCCTGCCAGTGGCAAAACAGCTACTCGTTGGAGAACACTCTTTACCGGATGAGGATTTTGCCACTCTGACAGCCTCCGGAATATCAACGCTGATACTCGCAGACTGTGGGCATTGTATGTCATGGGAAAATCCGGAAGCGCTGGCGCATGCGCTGGCAAACTTCTGTCGATAA
- the uxuA gene encoding mannonate dehydratase, whose protein sequence is MQMTMRWFGPDEDKVTLEQIRQVPGVEGVVGALYDVAVGEVWPKEKIQALVAQAHNAGLTMEVIESVNIHDAIKIGLPERDRYIANYQQTIRNLADFGVKVICYNFMPVFDWMKTDMNYRLEDGSLTMAFEKAGIDKTLEQVVAEVLGNSNGFALPGWEPERLAQVQALFDSYKDVDDDKLRENLVYFLERVIPVCEEVGVKMAIHPDDPPYSIFGLPRIIKNRDDLDWLCNAVDSPANGITLCTGSIAEEPQNNVCEILAEFSRRGRIHFAHVRNIKIIKDKDFYESAHPTRYGSLDMYRVMQALHDNGFDGYIRPDHGRFIWGETGRPGYGLYDRALGATYLLGLWEALENQKS, encoded by the coding sequence TTCGGGCCAGATGAAGATAAAGTGACCCTGGAGCAGATCCGCCAGGTGCCGGGTGTTGAAGGTGTTGTTGGCGCGTTATACGACGTTGCCGTCGGCGAAGTCTGGCCGAAAGAGAAGATTCAGGCGCTGGTGGCTCAGGCCCATAACGCCGGTCTGACCATGGAAGTGATCGAAAGCGTGAATATTCACGACGCTATCAAGATTGGCCTGCCGGAGCGCGATCGCTATATCGCCAACTATCAGCAGACTATCCGCAATCTGGCGGACTTTGGCGTTAAGGTCATTTGCTACAACTTCATGCCGGTCTTCGACTGGATGAAGACCGATATGAACTACCGGCTGGAAGATGGCTCCCTGACGATGGCCTTTGAGAAGGCGGGCATCGATAAAACCCTGGAGCAGGTGGTGGCCGAAGTTCTGGGCAACTCCAACGGTTTTGCGCTGCCGGGCTGGGAGCCGGAGCGTCTGGCGCAGGTTCAGGCGCTGTTCGACAGCTATAAAGACGTGGATGACGACAAACTGCGTGAAAACCTGGTCTACTTCCTGGAGCGGGTGATACCGGTCTGTGAAGAGGTTGGCGTGAAGATGGCGATTCATCCTGACGATCCGCCGTATTCTATTTTTGGCCTGCCGCGTATTATTAAAAACCGCGACGATCTCGACTGGCTGTGTAATGCCGTTGACTCCCCGGCGAATGGTATTACGCTGTGTACCGGCTCTATTGCCGAAGAGCCGCAAAATAACGTTTGTGAAATTCTTGCCGAATTTAGCCGCCGTGGCCGTATTCATTTCGCTCACGTGCGCAATATCAAAATCATTAAAGATAAAGATTTTTATGAGTCGGCGCATCCTACCCGTTATGGTTCGCTGGATATGTATCGTGTCATGCAGGCGCTGCACGATAATGGCTTTGATGGCTATATTCGCCCTGACCACGGTCGCTTTATCTGGGGCGAAACCGGGCGTCCGGGCTATGGGCTCTATGACCGCGCTCTTGGCGCTACCTATCTGCTGGGGCTGTGGGAAGCTCTGGAAAATCAGAAGTCCTGA
- a CDS encoding glycerol-3-phosphate dehydrogenase, protein MQESSILDLLVIGGGINGAGIARDAAGRGLSVLMCEKDDLAEGTSSRSGKLVHGGLRYLEYYEFRLVREALIEREVLLRSASHIIWPMRFVLPHSPTDRPAWLVRLGLFLYDHLGGRKKLPGTRALDLHRDPEGEPLLDQYRRGFEYSDCWVDDARLVALCALDASERGATIATRTACVAAERRDDHWEVTLLDTVSGGRRQVKAKALVNAAGPWVLDIIHDVTHSRSNRRVRLVKGSHIIVPKFWEGQQAYLVQNPDKRVIFINPYEGDKALIGTTDIPWEGKAEEVAAIEPEIDYLINAVNRYFKVELRRDDVLVHFSGVRPLFDDGKGNPSAVTRDYEFELDAQGQAPLLHVFGGKITTFRKLAEHAMQQLAPYFPAMGPDWTAQGVLPGGEIENGDFATFLGQVKKRWPWLPAPLRRHYARLYGARMEQLLGDAQRLEDLGEWFGSCLYEAEARYLIDHEWAREPEDVLWRRTKHRLHLNEQQITRFNHWFAASATPSRLHAAS, encoded by the coding sequence ATGCAAGAGTCATCGATACTGGATCTGTTGGTCATCGGCGGCGGAATCAACGGCGCGGGCATCGCGCGCGACGCCGCGGGACGCGGCCTGTCGGTCCTGATGTGTGAAAAGGACGATCTGGCCGAAGGCACCTCATCCCGCTCCGGCAAGCTGGTGCACGGCGGTCTGCGTTACCTGGAATATTACGAATTCCGCCTGGTGCGCGAAGCGCTCATCGAACGTGAAGTGCTGCTGCGCTCGGCCAGCCATATTATCTGGCCGATGCGCTTTGTCCTGCCCCACAGCCCCACGGATCGCCCGGCATGGCTGGTACGGCTGGGGTTGTTTCTTTACGACCACCTGGGGGGGCGTAAAAAACTGCCCGGCACCCGCGCCCTGGACCTGCACCGGGATCCGGAAGGCGAGCCGCTGCTCGATCAGTACCGGCGCGGCTTTGAATACTCCGACTGCTGGGTGGATGACGCCCGTCTGGTGGCCCTGTGCGCGCTGGACGCCAGCGAGCGCGGCGCCACCATCGCCACCCGCACCGCCTGCGTGGCGGCAGAGCGTCGGGACGACCACTGGGAAGTAACCCTGCTCGATACCGTTAGCGGTGGCCGCCGCCAGGTAAAAGCCAAAGCACTGGTTAACGCCGCCGGGCCATGGGTGTTGGATATCATCCATGACGTGACCCACAGCCGCTCTAATCGCCGGGTGCGGCTGGTCAAAGGCTCCCATATTATCGTTCCCAAATTCTGGGAAGGTCAGCAGGCCTATCTGGTTCAGAACCCGGACAAGCGAGTCATCTTTATCAACCCCTATGAGGGCGATAAGGCGCTGATCGGCACCACCGATATCCCCTGGGAGGGCAAAGCCGAAGAGGTGGCCGCCATTGAGCCGGAGATCGACTATCTGATCAACGCGGTTAACCGCTACTTCAAGGTTGAACTGCGGCGCGACGACGTGCTGGTTCATTTTTCCGGCGTGCGGCCGCTGTTCGACGACGGTAAAGGCAACCCTTCCGCCGTCACCCGTGACTACGAGTTCGAACTGGACGCTCAGGGTCAGGCGCCGCTGCTGCACGTGTTTGGCGGTAAGATCACCACCTTTCGCAAGCTGGCGGAACATGCCATGCAGCAACTGGCCCCCTATTTTCCGGCCATGGGGCCGGACTGGACCGCCCAGGGCGTGCTGCCCGGCGGCGAGATCGAAAACGGCGACTTCGCCACCTTCCTGGGGCAGGTCAAAAAGCGCTGGCCCTGGCTACCGGCCCCCCTGCGCCGCCACTACGCCCGACTCTACGGCGCCCGCATGGAGCAACTGCTGGGCGATGCCCAACGGCTGGAGGATCTCGGCGAATGGTTCGGCAGTTGTCTCTACGAAGCCGAAGCCCGTTATCTGATAGATCATGAGTGGGCCCGTGAGCCCGAAGATGTGCTGTGGCGCCGCACCAAGCACCGCCTGCATCTGAATGAGCAGCAGATAACCCGTTTCAACCACTGGTTTGCCGCAAGCGCGACGCCATCACGCCTGCATGCCGCCAGTTAG
- a CDS encoding DUF2291 domain-containing protein: MSHASAFTPSGIRRHKGTMIACVAAVLVLVGIALDTKVVKHGSAEDVQEQGFSPEKYGAETFPKIQHSVEQRAVNAKMLLSALKADSQQATEKYGVGTPMAVFPVTFSGVVGEGKKGIYSVQVNDMPASFQLRLQTGPVVTGTDLRDATGEIQFGDFKNQIEYQNAGSALNQAMKQAVLDKVDGETLSGKTVKVTGVFRLLNPDSWLVTPVRMEIQ; encoded by the coding sequence ATGAGTCATGCATCTGCATTTACGCCATCCGGTATCCGGCGCCATAAGGGAACGATGATTGCCTGCGTTGCCGCAGTGCTTGTGTTGGTCGGCATTGCGCTGGATACCAAAGTGGTGAAGCACGGGTCGGCGGAAGATGTTCAGGAACAGGGTTTTTCGCCTGAAAAATATGGCGCCGAAACCTTCCCTAAAATTCAGCACAGCGTAGAGCAGCGGGCGGTTAACGCGAAAATGTTGCTCAGCGCCTTAAAAGCTGACAGCCAGCAGGCGACCGAAAAGTACGGCGTCGGTACGCCGATGGCGGTCTTTCCGGTGACTTTTAGCGGCGTGGTGGGCGAAGGTAAGAAAGGAATTTATTCCGTGCAGGTGAACGATATGCCCGCTTCGTTCCAGCTTCGGCTTCAGACCGGGCCGGTAGTGACCGGCACCGATCTGCGCGATGCCACCGGGGAAATCCAGTTCGGCGACTTTAAGAACCAGATCGAGTATCAAAACGCCGGATCGGCTCTTAATCAGGCCATGAAACAGGCGGTGCTGGATAAGGTGGATGGCGAAACGCTGAGCGGAAAAACCGTCAAAGTGACCGGCGTTTTCCGGCTGCTCAATCCCGATAGCTGGCTGGTGACGCCGGTAAGGATGGAGATCCAATGA